The following is a genomic window from Flavobacterium crassostreae.
AGTTCTCGTTTACGAAGTTCGCAACCTCGCAAAGCCGCGAGACGTTGTGAGCAATTAAAACAAACATAGGGAGAATTTAATAACTTAATATAACAAATGAGAATACTTATTCTACTTTTATTTTTCATAAATTTTTTATTTTCACAAGAAATTGATGAAAACAAATATTATGCTGAAACCAAAACTGTGTATCTAAATTCTTTAGTTTTTAATAAATCAAGAGAGTTACAAATATTTTTGCCTGACGAATACTTTAAGCAACCAGAGAAAAAATTTAAAACTATATATTTATTTGACTCACAGAACCAACGAATTTTTAATTATGTAAAAGGTAATATTGAATTATTATCAATGAATCATATTGAACCTTTGATAATTGTTGGTATAGTAACAGAAGATAGATGGTTTGAATTTTTGCCTGTGAATAATAATCCTGAAACGTTAAAAGAATACGAACCACCAATAGGTGGAGCTGATACTTTAATTATTCATATTAAAAATGAAGTTGAACCATATTTAAAAGAAAAATATAGAATTGAAAATTCAAAACTTGGAATTGGTCATTCATTAGGCGGAACTTTTTTGATGTATTTTAACATAAAAGAACCCTCTTTTTTTGAATCAAATATACTATTAAGTCCCAACTTCACTTATGATAACGAACAACTAATTAAACATACAAAAAAATTCTATATTAAAAATAGAACAGTAAGTAAAGAGTTTTTTGTTTTTAGTGGCTATAAAGATAGTTATGAAGAAAAATTTAATAAATCTTTATTTAAAATAAACAATTGGATTAGAAAAAATGAAAATGAAAACATAAAATGGGAATATGAAAAACTAAAGATTGATAATCATGGTAAAATATGGTTAGAAGGAATTTATAAAGGATTATTAAAAATAAAAAGTATAAAAACCTAACAGCCAACAGCGGTTTACAAAAATGGCGAAATATGTGGTAAATTAAGGTTTATCTTTAGTAAGAAATTTTATCTTAGCTGAAAGATCTCGGTCACGAAGTTCGCCACTTCTGCAAGCCGCGAGACGTTGGGCGATATTTTGACCGAAAAAGGAGAATTCAATAACCTAGCGCAACAAATGATAAATTTTATCTTTGTTGAATTATGGAAAAAAAGTACAAGCGATTATCCTTAGAAGAACGTATTATAATTGAGACATTACTTAAGGAAAATAGGACCGAAAACTACATTGGAAAGCAATTAAATCGAAATCGATCTACCATAACCCGAGAAGTAAATCTTTGGGTAAGAAACCCAACCGATATTTACAAGGCTGATTTAGCACATTGGTATGCTTTAGAAACCAATAAAAACAAAAGAACTCAAGACAAAATAAATTCATATCCTAAACTTAAGATATTCGTTTACAGAAGCTTATTAAAAGGAACGAGCCCTGAATTAATGGCTGGCCAAATCAAGTTATTATATCCAAATGACCCTATCATGTCTATTTCTTAT
Proteins encoded in this region:
- a CDS encoding alpha/beta hydrolase — translated: MRILILLLFFINFLFSQEIDENKYYAETKTVYLNSLVFNKSRELQIFLPDEYFKQPEKKFKTIYLFDSQNQRIFNYVKGNIELLSMNHIEPLIIVGIVTEDRWFEFLPVNNNPETLKEYEPPIGGADTLIIHIKNEVEPYLKEKYRIENSKLGIGHSLGGTFLMYFNIKEPSFFESNILLSPNFTYDNEQLIKHTKKFYIKNRTVSKEFFVFSGYKDSYEEKFNKSLFKINNWIRKNENENIKWEYEKLKIDNHGKIWLEGIYKGLLKIKSIKT